Proteins encoded by one window of Octopus bimaculoides isolate UCB-OBI-ISO-001 chromosome 4, ASM119413v2, whole genome shotgun sequence:
- the LOC106872695 gene encoding uncharacterized protein LOC106872695: MPDTIILTFSETFAHVSNKESKCQRVCDLLNALVTPKEISRIVGVSIKTVYNVKNRMAMSKTITRKSGSGGINKKRTKAFIKALKSKVLKDPTKSMRKMAIELEVDNKTIRNAVKYDLRLKSYTRTPKHLLTTAMKEKRLERCNKISTWFKKKSSIVTLFSDEKIFTVDAVLNHRNDRFIAKSTDEVKGTFKTKHSAQVMAFGVVASDGKKMPIKFYKADEKINVNTYYKTLRYQVLLWLKANYPDGNYVWTQDGAPAHTARKIQDFCKSNLSNFLESCLWPPSCPDLNTLDYAIWGVLEHATNRISHSNVDSLNDTIKEKWEKLSPEYLRNTCASFRKRVKAVIEKEGGHME; encoded by the coding sequence ATGCCTGACACTATTATCCTTACCTTTTCAGAAACTTTTGCCCATGTGAGTAATAAGGAAAGCAAATGTCAAAGAGTGTGTGATTTGCTGAATGCACTCGTCACACCAAAGGAGATTTCAAGAATAGTTGGAGTGTCCATAAAGActgtttataatgtaaagaatagaATGGCTATGAGCAAAACCATTACGAGGAAGTCTGGAAGTGGAGGAATCAACAAAAAACGCACCAAAGCTTTTATTAAAGCTCTCAAATCCAAAGTCCTAAAGGATCCAACCAAATCCATGAGAAAGATGGCAATTGAACTTGAGGTAGACAACAAGACCATTAGAAATGCAGTAAAATATGATTTGAGGTTAAAATCTTACACAAGAACACCAAAACACTTGTTGACAACAGCTATGAAGGAAAAGAGATTGGAAAGGTGCAATAAAATTAGTACATGGTTCAAGAAAAAATCCTCCATTGTAACGCTCTTTTCAGATGAAAAGATCTTCACTGTTGATGCTGTTCTGAACCACAGAAATGACAGATTTATTGCAAAATCAACAGATGAGGTTAAGGGgacattcaaaacaaaacattctGCTCAGGTTATGGCTTTTGGAGTTGTGGCTTCCGATGGAAAGAAAATGCCTATAAAATTCTACAAAGCTGATGAAAAGATCAATGTTAATACTTACTACAAGACTCTGAGATACCAGGTATTGCTATGGCTTAAAGCAAACTACCCAGATGGTAATTATGTATGGACACAGGATGGTGCTCCAGCCCACACagctagaaaaatacaagatttctGCAAATCCAACTTGAGCAATTTTTTGGAATCATGTTTATGGCCGCCTTCTTGCCCAGATCTAAACACTCTAGATTATGCTATTTGGGGCGTTTTAGAACATGCTACTAATAGAATATCACACAGCAATGTCGACTCTCTTAATGATACTATTAAAGAAAAATGGGAGAAGTTGTCTCCCGAATATTTGAGGAACACTTGCGCAAGTTTCAGGAAGCGTGTGAAGGCAGTTATTGAGAAAGAAGGAGGACACatggaataa